The window ACAGCGTTGACATGGAAATTCAGTGGACAGTCCGTTCTTCATAATTTTCTCAAAATCGACATCCCTGGTTGGTGTCATCACTCAACAATCAGATTCATGGCTTTAATTCCAGCTCTTTTATGTGCGTGGCATTCGGGAGCTGAGGGTACATATCAACTGATGGCATTTACCCAGATTGTGGTGGCGCTTTTGCTCCCATCATCTGTGATCCCACTTTTTCGTGTAGCTTCATCGAGATCGATTATGGGCGTGAACAGAATCTCTCAGTTTGTTGAATATCTTGTTTGGACAATTTATATTGGCATGGTCGGTTTAGAGATAGTGTTCGTGGTCGAGATGGTGTTTGGAAACAGTGATTGGGCGAGTAACTTGAGGTGGACCATGGGGACTGGCATGTCAGCCCCGTATATTGTAGTTCTTGTTACTGCAGTTTTTTCCATCTCATTTATGCTTTGTCTCGTTGTAACTCCTTTGAAATCGGCAAGTTCCCGACTCGATGTTCAGAAGTGggatattcaagatattgtccCTGAATCATCGTTTAAAGAAAGAACTGAAGACCCGAGAGAAATTCAAGAAACGATAACATCTCATGAGAAGTCGTTAGAGTGTGAATCTGATACTTCACGTGATTTAAATTTGCCTGATGAACTACTAGACTTCGATAATGGGTCTCATTTGACTCCCATAGAAGAAAGTTCTTCTGATCTTGTTGTTACGTCACAGCAAGCTGAATCAGTGACAACAGTGGAAAGTATCTCGAGCCCAGTAACCGTCTTGAAGAAGGAAGATGATGATTTGGTTGAAAAGACATTGGTAATAGATGGAAATTCCCGTATTGTGAAGGACCATGAACGAGACATATGGGAACCCGAAGAACCACCAAAAATGGTGTCGGCAACGAATCAATCTCCAATTTTCAACGGTCCCGGGTCATTCAGGAGTCTTAGTGGGAAAACTGATGACCTCGGGAGTGGGCCTGGAAGTCTTTCAAAGCTAGCAGGATTAGGTCGGGCTGCCAGACGCCAATTGGCTACTACGTTAGATGATTTCTGGAAACTTCTTTTTGATTTGCATGGGGAGATGACACAAGATGCCAAAACTAACAAACTTGACAAATTGCTCGGGATAGACTCTAAAGTAACCATGAAGGCCAGCCCAATTATATCCAAAATGGCAAATCCAGAAATCGAGTTTAATGGCTACAACACGTCTGTGTCTAGCGGATTATCTAGTGGAGTATCTGATTCGATTTATGGGGTACAACGGGGGTCGTCTTCTTTGTTGGCGAGCTATCAACAATTACTAGATGTTTATGCACAAAACCCGAATCTCAGTGTGCTGGATTCCGAGAAACGTTACCATAGCCTCCGCTTGCCGCAAGTAACTGGTGCATTTGTTGACCAGCCGGCTACTGTTCACGGGTATCAAATCAAGTCCTATATCAATCAAACTAAACAAAGAAGTTCGGAATACATGGAACCAGTGTCTCCGAAATCACCATCATTCATTTCATCGAACTACAAAGCTCCGGTTTCCTTGACAAAAACCCAACAAAACGGGCTACGGCCGGCAAAGCCACCAGGTTTTCCGGATCCTGTTGTATCTAGGAACAACTCAATGCAACCTGAGCGAACTCATTACAATATTCAGCCAGTAGCCCCAGTTGAGAATATTCACGAGAAGAAGTATTACAGTATGCCTGATATCTCCGGTCTCCTTCCTAATCGTGATTCTAAAATTTTACCTGAACGGGATGGTACTGCAAGATACGGGACTCTCGGGCAATCAGTTTATTCTGGCCCTTCGTACCGGTCTGGGACTATTTCCAGTTATGGTGGGTTGTTGTATTCAAATTTATCCAGGGATGCTGCTGCTTACCAGCCCGTTTCCAGCTATGGCCCTGGTTTAGGGTCAGATACATGGTCCATGTGGTCCAAACAACCATCTGAACAATTTGGTGTAGCCGGAAAGGTAAACCCTCGATCACATTCGAGCACCCAAGAAGCCATACCTGCAGTAGATTCTGAAGCAAATCTTCTCAAGTCTTTTAGACTTTGCATTGTTAAACTCTTGAAGCTTGAAGGTTCTGAATGGCTGTTTAAACAGAATGGGGGTCTAGATGAGGATCTTGTTGACCGTGTGGCTGCACGTGAGAGATTTCTTTATGAAATTGAGAGCAATGAGGTGACTCGTGTGGGCCATGGTGGAGCTAAGGTTGATGAAGCAGAGTACAATAAGTATCTAGTGACCTCGGTTCCAAATTGTGGTGAGGGTTGTGTTTGGAGAATCGAGTTGATAAAAAGCTTCGGCGTATGGTGTATACGTCGGATTCTCGAACTTTCACTCATGGAAAGCAGGCCCGAGCTTTGGGGAAAGTATACATATGTTCTTAATCGTCTGCAGGTAGATTTTATTTTCAACTTATGTTTGCATGTTGACACGGGGTATTTCAATCTGCCGATTCGTGTTgggttaaaaacttaaaacagAAATAAAAGGCCTAAATGGAAACAGTTAACAAAGGTTGAAAGCCTATGTAGTGTATCTTCAATGCATAGAACCTCGTTTtatctagatttttttttgaaatgtcaATATATTTCTAGTTATCTTATGCGCTACTTAATGATCAAATTTTCTCATAAAAAATGTTGTGTCAAGCCACATGAGCTGCACCAAAATTTGCACCTTTTGACCCGTTACACTTTAACGACAGCCGGCATGTTCAACCCATGTGACAcgctatatatgtataattctGTTTATAAAAAAGCGTTTTTGAGTTAACCCAAATCAATCCCATCTGCAACAAAAAGTGACCTGACCCGTTACTCAAACTGCCTTGTTTGCCACTCTAGTATGTTGGTCTTAATAATGTTCTCATATTAATAAATTGATTGTTGTTTCACTGTTTAGGGAATAATAGAGCCGGCATTTTCAAAACCCCGTGTGCCGACAAGCCCATGTTTCTGCCTTCAACTTCCAGACTCGTACCAACAGAGATCATCACCGCCCAAATCCTTAAGTAGTTTGCCCCCTCCGGCAAAACAGAACAGAGGGAAATCCACCACTGCTGCCAGTCTCTTGGACATAGTCAAGGATGTCGAGAC is drawn from Erigeron canadensis isolate Cc75 chromosome 9, C_canadensis_v1, whole genome shotgun sequence and contains these coding sequences:
- the LOC122581051 gene encoding ethylene-insensitive protein 2-like, translated to METKDLMTKPEPRMKHRLLPAVLPVIFIALTYVDPGKWVAAIEGGARFGNDLIVIMFVFSLAAVLCQYLSASIAVVTGRNLAQICRLEYGTVTCVFLGVQAGLSMIILDLSMILGTAHALNLTFGISLFTCVLLTSLDAFLFPVVSSYLENGKARFICMWLATVALCSYFFGVLTSQRDTSLSIGGMLPYLSGESVFALMSLLGASIMPHNIYLHSSIVQQNQGLTQVSKGALCQDHLFAIACIFSGVFLVNYVLMNSAANVFYTTGLDLLTFQDALSLMDQVFRSLMAPFALVLLLVLSYHTTALTWKFSGQSVLHNFLKIDIPGWCHHSTIRFMALIPALLCAWHSGAEGTYQLMAFTQIVVALLLPSSVIPLFRVASSRSIMGVNRISQFVEYLVWTIYIGMVGLEIVFVVEMVFGNSDWASNLRWTMGTGMSAPYIVVLVTAVFSISFMLCLVVTPLKSASSRLDVQKWDIQDIVPESSFKERTEDPREIQETITSHEKSLECESDTSRDLNLPDELLDFDNGSHLTPIEESSSDLVVTSQQAESVTTVESISSPVTVLKKEDDDLVEKTLVIDGNSRIVKDHERDIWEPEEPPKMVSATNQSPIFNGPGSFRSLSGKTDDLGSGPGSLSKLAGLGRAARRQLATTLDDFWKLLFDLHGEMTQDAKTNKLDKLLGIDSKVTMKASPIISKMANPEIEFNGYNTSVSSGLSSGVSDSIYGVQRGSSSLLASYQQLLDVYAQNPNLSVLDSEKRYHSLRLPQVTGAFVDQPATVHGYQIKSYINQTKQRSSEYMEPVSPKSPSFISSNYKAPVSLTKTQQNGLRPAKPPGFPDPVVSRNNSMQPERTHYNIQPVAPVENIHEKKYYSMPDISGLLPNRDSKILPERDGTARYGTLGQSVYSGPSYRSGTISSYGGLLYSNLSRDAAAYQPVSSYGPGLGSDTWSMWSKQPSEQFGVAGKVNPRSHSSTQEAIPAVDSEANLLKSFRLCIVKLLKLEGSEWLFKQNGGLDEDLVDRVAARERFLYEIESNEVTRVGHGGAKVDEAEYNKYLVTSVPNCGEGCVWRIELIKSFGVWCIRRILELSLMESRPELWGKYTYVLNRLQGIIEPAFSKPRVPTSPCFCLQLPDSYQQRSSPPKSLSSLPPPAKQNRGKSTTAASLLDIVKDVETAISCRKGRPGTAAGDVAFPEGKKNLASVLKRYKRRLLAVTAEGLSRSP